TCGCTTCTTTTTCGCTTTTATTAATTGGTAAATACAAGATATGTTACAATAAAGGAAAAAAAGGGGTTGTTGTAATGAAAGCAATTTTTTCTGATAATGCGGATATTAACCAAAATGCCTATATGAATTGGAGAACAAATCGTCACGACCATCTACATAATATGAATGTTATCGCCAGCGGCTTTGCTAATTCATCATTAGTGATTGTTAAACAAATTTTAGAGAATAACAATCGCGGAAAGCAAGCTGACGATTTAATTTTCCCAATTTTGTTCAATGCGAATCATGCAATTGAAGTTTATTTGAAAACGATAAATTGGTCTTTAAACGTCCTTTTGGAGAAAGACGGTACTTATTCCAAGACACATAATTTGCAAGGTTTATTGAAATCGGTGAAAGAATTATCCGAAGAACAAGACGATAATTTTAATTTCGAACATCATTATGGGGTGTTAAATAAGTATATCGACGAACTATATAAAAAGATTGAAATTCAAAATGACGACGGCAAAAGTTTTTCGGATATTACTTTCGCAAGATATACACAAACAAGAGATAAAAAGCCGCAACCGCAATTCTATATAAACGAATTGGACAATGTTATTGTTGATTTACCTAACTTTTTAGAAGTATTTAAGGTTATTTTCGATAAATTAGATAACATGGCTTCTTATTTTCAAGATTGTATTGAAATGAAAAATGAAATGGAATCCGAATATTATTAATTAAATACTACCTATTTGAAGCCGTTCCACCGGTGGGGCGGCTTCTTTTTTTATGGTCAAAAACTAAAATGTCTTCCATTGTAAGGATTCCAAATGTCACTAAACATTTTTGTTCAACTACGTAACAACCCGATCCACCAAATAAACAACCCAATCTATAAACCAACGAATCTTCCTTTTCATCAAACCGCCTCCAAATAATGCAGCGTGTACCCGTCTTTGCTCCGAACCTCTTGAGCCATCGTTTGAAATTCTTCATACGAAATCGACTTTCGACCACCACTTTCAGCACGTTCACGAGCCCATTTCAGCGTGTGAAACGGAAGGTAGTAGTATTTGTCGTATTTACTGAAATAAACGATTAAGAAAGCTACTGCACCTTTTTCTGACCATGATTTTAATAAGTTGTATTGATGTTGCTCTAAATTCACTAAAGGGAAATTCGTTCCGCTAGTTTGCTTGGCGTCAAATATAACTGCTGTGCCATTATAGATGCCACAATAGTCCACCCATAACGCTTTCTCTTTACACCCTTTAACCATACGGCCGTAATCCTCTGTAATTTTGACTGGTGTAGGAATCTTATTAATATCCGCTAGACCAGCACTACGGTATTTATTGTTCGCTAAATCGATAACGCGTTCTAGGAAAGCGCCTCGATTGGCATGTGATCTGCTGTAAGTCATTGCCCTATACCTCCTAAGCTACTAATTTTTCTTTCACCGCTACCCGATAGCCCTCTTGTTTCAGGTAATAAATTTCCTCGTTTGTTAAATGTCCAACGATTAACAATTTGCGCCCGTCTAATCGTTTAACCAGCTCGATGTACCGCATCATCCATCACCTCATCAATGGAGTAAAACCCATCCACATAAAAAGGTACGCCACTTTGCAAATGAATCCGTAAATTGTGCTGCTCGTAATTACAACGATAATTATGGATATCAACATCAGCTTTTCGTTCGATCCCCTTAAATTTGTAAACATGGCCTTGGAACTCTATGAATCTAGCTGGCGCACGATAGTTGTCGTAAATAGCTGTGTTGTTTTTGTATGTTGGCGTCATGCTAACACCTCCAACAACTGCTTATCCCGTTTCAATAATAATTCCCCCATTTCATTTCCTCCTTTTCTTTGCCATTCCGGCATTTATCAAATTTTGAAGATAGCGTAATTGCTGGGCTGCGTAATGCACATCTGTACAGCCCAACAATCTCGTATGTACATCCACCAAGGCTTCAAACGGAAATACATACTTGCTGATTAACTCACTAATTGCTTGGTCTACCTGTTGTTTTGTCACGTTGAAATCCCCCTTTTCAAAATCAAACTGATTCCAAGCGAATCCCCCCACTCCAAGAGCGCTTAAGCACCCTCGGGATTTAATTTTTGTAAAATTCTTGCTCGTTCTGCTTCAAAATCAATCGGCTGGTTAGATACTGGTTGCGGTTGTTGTTGCTCGGCTTTATGCTGCCCGTACCAATCAGGAACGTTTTCAGTTCGTTGAATACCGAATGAACGATTACCTTGTTTTTGAGACTGTTGCGCTTTAAATTGGGCTTGCTGTGCTTCTGCTGCATCAATTGTTTTTATATTGCGCTGAGCCCATCCTTTAAGAATTGCCTCAGTGTAAGACCACGAGACCTTGTTGTTTTCAATTGCAATTTGCATTGCGTAAACAATCATTTCTTCTGTTAAGTCCTCAATCCAAGCATCAATCTTATGTTGTGTGATTGAAGAAAGAACTCCAAATCCATTCATCTGATAAAACTGATAAGGATTATAATGATCAGTTGCAACTTGCTGAGGCGTAGCCGATGCAGGTGCTTCTTCTTTTTCTTCTTTTTCTTCTTTTTCTTCTTCTTCTTCTTCTTCTTCTTCTTCTTGTCCCCGTATCGTGGACGTATCGTGGTACGTATCGTACAAAGCCTTTAACGACGCGTTTTCTATCTTTTCTGCCACATATTCGATAAGTGATTGGTCTTTAACTTGTTTAAGTTCCGACCTCACACAATCCATTACTGGCTTACCACCTCGATTAAGGTTGTACTTGCCCCAATTCTTAATTGCGATTTCACGTGTTTCAGGATTGTATTTAATAAGCTTGTGATGGTCCTCAAAACGATAGATTAATGCGTTAACTGTTTCGGCTGAGTAACCCAGCTCAAACGCCATTTGTTTTTTTGTGATGCCGTAAATACCAATCTGCGTTGTATGCTCGTTTGTTAATAGATATAAAAAGAAGTATTTGTCCTCGACTGTCATTTCTTCCGATACATGTGGATCGTTCCAAAAGCTGGTGTGTACCATTCTGAATTTTGCTTTAGCCATTGCCCTAGCCCTCCTTTAAGGGATGTAAATTAATTTGCCCGTTGCCCTTGCTACTGCTTGTCTAATATAAGTTTCATTCGAATTGCTGTCCGATAAGTGCAATAAGTGAATTTCCTCGACCTTACTCATATCGTTAGCTTTAAAAAATTCAAGTAAATTTTCTAAGCTGAAATGCGATTTCATCACCCGTCTATACTGTGCTGGATGAAGCCCACTTGCTAAATTACTATCAAGTGTCTGCTGGTCATAATTGCACTCAATCATCAAGTGCGTTAAACCAGTGAATTTGTATTTGATGTAATAGGTATCTGTAGCGAATAAGAGCTTGTCTCCGTTATCTGATTGGAGAAGGAAACCTAATGGCTCGTTCACATCATGCTGCACATCAAACGGTAATACGGTCCATGTACCAATACGGAACTGCTCCTTGCTTTTAATGATACGAATTTGCGCGTTATCTAAGCTCATACCGTCTTTCGTGCCTTGTGACATATAAATCGTCATGCCACGCTTCAAACAGCACTCAACGCCTTTACAGTGGTCTTGGTGCTCATGTGATATAAGCACACCAGCTATTTCAGAAGTTTTAAATTCAAGCCCCTGTTGAATTACTTTAAAGGAGATACCAGCTTCAAGTAGTAAGGCTGTACTGCCATCGGAAACCCGATAGCAGTTACCCTTTGAACCTGTTGCAATTGTCTTGATTTCAATCATTAGAAGCCTAGCTCTTCTTCATCTAAAACTAATTTTGCTTGTCCATCATCTTTAGGTGCAGCATCGATGACTTCCAATTGCTTTTTCGCTACCTTTTCAGGCTGTTGTGCTGGTGCTGGCTTGATGTCTAATTCTTCTGTGTTAGCATTTTGAGCGATTTCGTGTTGTACTTCTTGCACATCGCCCATATCCTTCACTTGTGGCTCAAATTCGTTTTCTGTAGTGCGGTTAATTGCATCTACTAATAGATCACTGTCATCAGATGTATTTAAAAATTCTTTCGCTGCACGATTGATAACTGTACGTTTCGCCATCTCTTGTGGGTACTTATTTTGCACTGATTGATTGCTCGATTGTGACCATGACGTAAGGATTTCAGCCATTGTCATAACCGTTAAATACTGGCGTCCGTCCTCATGTTCGATGATGCAATAAGCACCTTCAATATCCTCTTTTTGACCTGTCGCTACACGCCAGTCGGCTTTATGTGATTTAAACGAAAGTACACCTCGTTCGTTATATTCAACCTCGAATTCTTCGCCTTTCCAGATGACATTTGCCCAAATTTCTTTAATGCCTGTTAAGCGTTTAATTACAGCTTTTGTACCGTGATAAGAGCGTTGAAACTGTAATTTGTCACCGTATGCGATGAAATATCCTTGTTTTTTCGCAACTGATAAACCTTGGATAGCCATATCTTGAAGCGCGAAAGCTACTGACTCAGGCGTCACTTTGTCGATTAAGGCAACCTTAGATTTAAAATCAATTGCTGTTAATGTGAAGTACGCCGCTTGTAAGGCGTTAGCCGCCGAGTAATTACCCGGCAAGCTAATTTGACCTAGGTGTTGCATTTTTTCGATTTTTTGTGCAACCGCTGTGACAAAGTTATTTTGTTTTTCTTTTTGTTGCTCAGGCGTTAGTTGGTGGTGCTGTTGATTTACTACTGCGTTTGTCATATTAGATAGCCTCCTTCAATTCAATTGGATCCGTTTCAATACGCAACTGCTTATCCTGCTCTGAAACTACTAAGCTAATAAGCTGTGACTCTACATCGATGAATTTCGTAACTGCCTCGGCATTATCAACAAAAATTGGAGCTAAGGTGCCGTAATGTGCGGATAACGTATTGATGATGTCTAAGCCGACATTGATTTTCGCGGCATTATTTAAGCCACTGCCGTACGGTACACCCTCGTATAACGTTTCACATACTTCGTTTAGACCGCCGTTTACTTGCTCTTCAAAAAGTTTGAAGCGAGCATATTTGAACTTACTGTTAATGCGCTCTGTAAGCATTTCAACCTTTTTACGAGTGAATGACTCGATAAGAAATAAGTTACCTTCTAATGCTTCATATTCAGCAGCTAAACGTTGTTGTTCTGCCTCTAATTCAGCGATGCGAATGCGTTGATTTTGCGCGTTGGCTAGTTGGCCCAGCTCGGCGTTGATAGTTTGTTTATCTTGCTCCAGTTGGCGAATATTAGCGTCAATGTCTGCTACAACTTCATTCGTATTTTGTTTTGTGTTTTCAATAGCAGTATTCAGCGCATCCATTTGAGCTGTTAGCTGTTTGTATGCATCAGCAGTCGTTACGTCTGGTATCGTCGTATGAGCTTGCTGTAACTTTTCGTTGAATTTGCCCAGCTCTTTTTGAGCAGAAGCCAATTTGTCTTGTAGCTCCTCTGATTTAGGGATAATTACAGAAGCTAGCTTTTCATTAAGCACTTGAATGTCTGCTTTGTAGCCATCGTTTTGCTTTGCGTACACTGGACCTTCTGCTTTAATTTCACCCTGACGTTTTGAAATGTGCTCCTTAAATTGTGCTAACGCTTCGGCACGAACAGCCTCAACTTGATCTACTGGTAAAGTTTGCTTACATGTTGGGCATTCGCATTCATCGCTGTATTCAAATTCCTGCGCTTTTAACACCGCGAACTCTTCACGTAAACGCTGCATAAGCTGTTCATTGTTCGAAATACGGTCCGTGAATGATTTAATGTCGCGCTCAGCATCGTTTTTATCCATGTCGTTCATGCGAATCTCGGATTTGATGATTTGCACGTTACCTTGAAGCTCTTGAATGCGCGTTTGGAACTTGTATATCTCTTGCTTGCTGTCGGCTTCGAATGTGCGCTTGAAGTCGGATAACTGCATTTCAAGCTCTTTTAGTTGGTGCTGCTTATCTAGTAAAGCACCGCCATTTGTCACTGCGTAGCGCTGGTCTTTTAGCTCGTTGATTTCAGTTTCTAGCTTTTCTACCTGAGCTTTTAATGAAGCGGCATCTACTTGTACTTCTGGAATCATTTTGTGAATTTCATCGATGCGCACCGGGATTTTTTCTAGCTCGTCATTGATGTGCTTTTTACGACTGGCGATGATCTTCTTCATATCTTCGATTGACTTACCGCTCAGGACATCGTTTAATTTTGCTAGTGAAGCATCAGATGCAATTACGTCCTCGTCTAAAATGTCACCACATACTGCTAGTAAAATGTTACGGCGGTCCTGCCATTTAACATTTTCATTAAAGTAAGTAGGTGAAGTAAGAAGTTTGAATACGTCCTCTTGCACGATTGTTTCAACTTTCGCAACGTACTCTTTTTTACTTACTGGCACTTCATCTACAAAATGGTCTGTAGTGTAACCGCCAAATTCTTTGTGAGCTTGCCCACGTTTTTTCGTCCATTTTTCTTTGTAGACTTTTTTCAAATGAACCTTAACGCCGTCGACTAGGAACTCACCCTCAACCGTGTGCTCCAAATTGTGTACCTTGTGACCAGCGCCTGTTAAAGTTTGTAGTGCGAACTTTGAATCGTTGTTGCTGTCCTTGTCGAACAGTAACCAAAGGAACGCGTCAAATACTGTTGTTTTTCCAGTAGCGTTGTCACCGTAAATGCGGGCGTTACCGCCGTTCAGCTCGACTGTTAGTTGCTCGATGCCTTTGAAGTTGCGTAGTTTAATAAAGATCAATTCGATTTTCTTCATAAAATGAATCCTCCTGTGATATAATTTTGTAAATTAAGTTTTTCTAAGCCACTGTTCTCAGCAGTGGTTTTTCCTTTTAAAAAGGCGCGCTAGCAAGGTATCGCTCGCTAAGCATTACTCCGAAAACTAAAACCCCATCTACTACCGTTGAAATGCGCTTGCAACCATCTTGAAAAACTTCTTCCGATAGTTCTAACCCTTTTAAATCAGATATATTATTCACTTGGATTTTCGGTGGTCCAATTTGATCCGTAGTAACCGAAACTATGTTGTTTAAATCTAAGCGCTTAATAACATTTAGCGCCTGCACTGTCTTTTCTGCTACTGACATAAAATCATCTCCTATCTTTTTGATTAGCGTTGCTACCGCTGTATAAGCTATCAGTCCGAATAGTGATGGTTGTCCCATCAAGCAACTTAAAAGTTTAGGAGAAGCGAATGGCATACGCTCTTTTAAGCTGCTTGACGAGAGCGAGCGCTGGGCTCGCACTGTCTTATTTCATCGATGCTTGGGATTGTTCGAAAGCTTCCTTACCTTCATCTGTTACGATGAAGTAGGACATACCATCTTCCCAACCTCCTCGTTTAACTGCATAACCCTTATTAACAAGACCATTCCAAATTGGATCGTCTGATTCAGTATAAAAACGATTGCCATTTTTTAAGGCGTGTTTTACTACTGAAATTTCATCTAATGTCATTTTCCTGCTCCTTTTCCTCGAAATGTGTTATAATCGAGGTAGTTGTTTATATATCTGATGTGCCGTTAATCGTCCTACCGATTAGCGGTTTTTTATTTGCCCTGAGCTTAGTAATAAGCGTTGCTGTGTCGATAAGCGTGACCAGCGGAATAACCATTTGATCATATAAACCTCCATCCTGATGCGACTGCATATGCTGCAAGCACTAATGAGATTGCCACTAAAACCATAACCGCGATGTCTGAACCCGATGCTTTTGCCTCTTCTAAAAAGAAGAAATTACGTACTTTCTTTATCATCCTTTCCATCTCCTTCTTCTACATGAAAAACTGCGCAGCATCTATTAATGGTGTTATAAATGCTGGTAGTGCAACTGGAATCATTGGTAGCAACGTATTAACTACATTTAAAGCATCCATTCCAAAGAACATTGCCACTGCGACTTCTTGCGAATTTGTTTCTCTAATCCACTGTAAAAATGTTGGTAGGTCAATCACCTTTTTTTCACTTTCAAATTTGCTGATACATGAACGACTTCGATTTAATCGCTGTGCAAGCTCTTCTTGTGTCATCTCAGCTTTTATTCTTAAAGCTTTTAGAATTGGGCCGTATTGCATATACTTTCACCTCCAATCATCCATGTTCCAAATTGGCTCATTTAACGTTGATTTTGGAACGCACCAAGTAATTACTAACGGGTATAATATTGTTGTAAGGTGATTGCCCTCGCCTACATTCAATCGAAACTAGATTGAGAATTAGCAAGAGCTTAAATTGCCCTTAAGCTCTTTGCCTCTTTTGGAAATTGAGAATTTAATTCAATCCATTGTGTATTTTGTTCAACCCATTTAATAAACAAATGAGATGGTACTAATACACCAGCCTCACGTAAAACTGGGAAATCTGCTCTGTTTAATAATTCAGATGCCTTTGTGTTGCCGATATGCAGTATCTTTTTTAAATGATCTTTTGTTAAAAATGGAGGTAGCTCAGTAATCTTTACTAGCTTTTGCTCACCAAGTGCTGCCTCTAATTCTTCACGATAAATTTTGCGAAACTCGTTCAACATCTCCGATTTAAAGTCCTCGCTTAACATGGTTAATCACTCCCATCTAAGGCGCTGCTGAAGCGCCTACTTCTATTGAACTAACTTTAATTTTGCTTGATTGTTATATGACTCAATTTCAATTGCTGTCGATGTATCTGGACGCCACATTGCAATGAATTTTACTGCTTCATCAAAGCGCGCTTTTGGCAATTCCATTGATCGTGGCAAAATGAAATGTCGCTTAAAATCTCCCCACATTTTGGCGAATACCTTTTTGCTAAGCGCCACATATGCCGGTGATTCATATCCACCTAATGTTTCAATTACTTTGGACTTCCCTTGTGCCTTAATAGCAAATTCTTGGCGACCATCAATGCGCATTGTGTCAAATAACACTTGTACAGTTTCTTTCACTTCAACCACTTCTGATTGGATTGATTGAACTTGTTCACGTGTCTCCAACGCTGCTTTTAAAGCTAATGTGATTGGGTCCTGAGGTAAATTTGGTTCTTGAATTACTTGTTCCATCTCGTTAAAACGGTCGATGTATTTCACTGCAAACTGCGTACCTTTTTCACCAGTCATGCGAGTACCATAAAGCTCACAACCTTTTTTCGTTAAAAGGAATCTCGGTAACTCTTTATTTTGGCTATTTGTGTATGTTGATTCGATGAAATAGGACTGGTAAGAAGTTACCTCTCCTAATTGTTCGATGATACGACGAATATCTTTCATTACATTGTTGTGATCTCGCCCTACCATTTCGGTAACTTCCAAACTGCTAATATTTATTGGTAACTGAATCATGATAAAACCTCCTGGATTTTATTAAAGGCTTCCTTCTTATCAAAATGAGTAGTATAGGAAGATGGATCATTAAATTTTTTTGTTTACTCTCCGCCAATAGTTTCTGCTGTTGGTGGAATAATTCTTCTACAGTTGTTTTTTTCATGTGGACCTCCTACGCAACCGTAATTACCATTTCGGTAACTATTTTCTCAAAAAAAAGCTTTTGAATTGGGACTTCTAAAATTTCTGCAGCTTTTGCTACATCATCTGCGCCCATCTTACGCGCACCACTTTCTTTGTAGTAATAACCTTGATAACTTTCGAACCCCATTAATTTTGACATTTCTTCTACTGATAATCCCTTCTGGATACGTAATTCTTTAAGTAACTCAATATTTACGTAACCTCTAGCCATATTTCCACCCGCCTTCTTTATTACCGAATCGGTAACTTTATATACACTTTAACATTACCTTTTTGGTAAGTCAACACTTTAGTTACCTTTTCGGTAAAATTATTATTTACCGTAGCGGTAAATGGTAAAATAAAATATAAGTAAATAGAGGAGGTCAATATATGGCTTCATTAGGAAGTAGAATCAAGGGCTTACGAGAAAAGTGCAATATTAGCCAAAAAGATTTTGCCGTTAAAATTGGAGTTTCAAATGTTGTTCTTTCACGCTACGAATCAGACGAAAGAAAACCTGACTACGATACATTACAATTAATCGCAGATTTTTTTGAAGTATCTACGGATTATTTATTAGGTAGAATTGAAAAAAATCCTAAAATAACTAAACAAGAACAAGACGAAGCAGAATTCCAAGCATTCGCAAACAACCCTTCCCTACAAAAATGGTACAAAGAGCTGCCGAAGTCGCGTGAAGAGGATTTGGAGAAGCTGCGGATGATGTGGGAGATAATTAAGAGTAGTGAAAAATAGAACATCTAGGTATGCATGTGCATGCCTTCTTTTATGTGTGACGTTGTAAAATATTTGAATTTTACAGTAAAAATCGAACTAGTGAAGAGGCGGTATATATGGGCTTTAGATTCAGAAAAAGTATCAAGGTTGCACCAGGTGTGAAAATTAATCTTGGTAAAAAAGGTGCTAGTGTTACAGTTGGAAATAAATATGCTAGAACAACCATAGGAAAAGGTAGAAGAACAAATTCAGTTTCACTTCCGGGCACCGGTATTTCTTATTCTACGCAAACAACAAAAAGGAAAAAACGACCACAAAGGGTTGCTTATGAGTCTACTAATAATACAGTTGCTAATGTCTCACAAAGTATACAAGAAGTCGAAAAACATACCGCTTACATCAATATGATAACTTCTGTTCATTTGGAAGTAGAGGATTATGTTGATTGGCATGTTATTGCCGATGAGGATATATCACATTTGTTAAATGAAGGTCCTAATGTAAAGTCAGTTTTGGACGAGGTCACTAACTACAAACCTACTTGGCGTGACAAACTTTTCAATCGTGTTAATGCTAGGAAAATGATGATTGAAGATAAGTTACCTGAGGCTAGAGAATTCGACATTGCAATCCATCAGAAAAAACAAAGATTAAAAGACATTGCTCCTAGTATTTTAAATAGTGACAGTAACATGTGGACAAATGCTTTAAATGAATATGCACCATTTGAAGATGTCGAAAGTTTCGGAAGCAAATTGAATTTTGATATCAAGGACAATGAACTTATTGTGAATTTAACAGTCGGAAATAAAGAAGTTGTTCCAATAGATACATTGAGCCTAACAGCAACAAATAAAGTATCACGAAAAAAAATGAGTGCAACTAACTATTTAGCACTTTATCAAGATTATGTTTGCAGCTGCGTTATTCGAATTGCTAGAGAAGTATTTGCCATCATACCTATTGATACTGTACTTATCCATGTTTATGATTTCAGTCAAGCCGAACCATCACCAAAAATGGGCTGTATACTTTCAACACGCGTAAATCGAGTGAACATAGAGAATTTAAAATTTGAAGATATAGATTGTTCTGATACGATCGAAACATTCGAACATAATATGAAATACCTTAAAACAAAAGGTTTCAAGCTTGTGGAGGAATTAAAATGAATGGTTGTTTAACAATAATTTTAGCTATAATTGCACTGATAATAGTAATAAAATACCCTTTAGTTATAATAGGAATTATTTTGATTGTATGGGGAATACGTGAATACAAAATTAATAAACAACTTAAGGCTAAATCAAAATTGATACCCATTATCATTATATTTGGATGTGCTTTGTCTATTTCCGGATGTACACTAGCTATTAATGACGCAGAAGAAAAAAAACAGATAGAATTAATAGAACAGGAAGAAGCTAAACGCCAACAAGAATTAAAAAAGCAACAAGAAGAGTTAGAGCGTCAGAAAGAATTAGAAAGACAAGAAGAGCTAGAGCGCCAGAAAGAATTAGAGAAACAAGCAGAGCTAGAGCGCCAGAAAGAATTAGAAAAACAAGCAGAACTAGAGCGCCAGAAAGAATTAGAAAAACAAGCAGAACTAGAGCGCCAGAAAGAATTAGAAAAACAAGCAGAACAAAAGCGTCAAGAGCCAGTTGTTGAACAAGAATATTTCAGCAATTGCAAAGAAATGAATGTAGTATATCCAAATGGTGTACCAGAAGACCACCCTGCTTATGCCTCAGCGCGTGATCGCGATAAAGATGGCTGGGCTTGTGAAAAATAGTTGTACTAATAGTATTCGATTCAAAAGGACATGTAATTAAGCATGTCCTTTATTCAATCTTTTATTGGTAGCATTACGCATTTATAGTTATTTTAAAATATCTTCAAAGAAAGGAATCTCAAAATGCAGACTTTAATAGAAAGTGCTTTATTATCAATTCAAACAAAAAATAATCTACAAACTGACGAACTAATTAAAGAAAAAATACCAAATAGTCTTAAGGAATTAAATATAATTAAAAATGATAAAAACATTGAGGTTCTCGGTAAAACTGCCCAAGGTGGAAGATCCTTTGTTCCATGGGTTGCAATAATGAATAAAGATATCACTT
The sequence above is a segment of the Solibacillus sp. FSL H8-0523 genome. Coding sequences within it:
- a CDS encoding excalibur calcium-binding domain-containing protein — its product is MNGCLTIILAIIALIIVIKYPLVIIGIILIVWGIREYKINKQLKAKSKLIPIIIIFGCALSISGCTLAINDAEEKKQIELIEQEEAKRQQELKKQQEELERQKELERQEELERQKELEKQAELERQKELEKQAELERQKELEKQAELERQKELEKQAEQKRQEPVVEQEYFSNCKEMNVVYPNGVPEDHPAYASARDRDKDGWACEK